From Lolium perenne isolate Kyuss_39 chromosome 5, Kyuss_2.0, whole genome shotgun sequence, a single genomic window includes:
- the LOC127300548 gene encoding 2-alkenal reductase (NADP(+)-dependent): MASAAAEVSNKRVTLKRYVTGFPAEDDMEVVAATARLAVPPGSAAAVVKNLYLSCDPYMRGRMTKHDEASYVPDFVPGEVLTTFGVSKVVESGHPGYKPGDLVWGMTGCEEYTLITNPQSLFKISHPELPLSYYTGVLGMPGLTAYVGFFDVAKPKKGEYVFVSAASGAVGQLVGQLAKITGCYVVGSAGSDEKVNLLKTKFGFDDAFNYKKEQDLNAALKRCFPEGIDIYFENVGGAMLDAVLLNMRLRGRVSMCGLISQYNLEEPEGVRNLFCVVAKRIRMEGFIVMDYFSTYSKFEEEMAGYLKEGKITYVEDVVEGIENTPAALIGLFHGRNVGKQLVAVARE; the protein is encoded by the exons CAACAAGAGGGTGACCCTGAAGCGCTACGTGACGGGGTTCCCCGCCGAGGACGACATGGAGGTCGTCGCGGCGACGGCGCGCTTGGCCGTACCGCccgggtcggcggcggcggtggtcaaGAACCTCTACCTCTCCTGCGACCCCTACATGCGCGGCCGCATGACCAAGCACGACGAGGCCAGCTACGTCCCGGACTTCGTCCCGGGGGAG GTTTTGACTACCTTTGGGGTGAGCAAGGTGGTGGAATCCGGGCACCCGGGTTACAAGCCAGGTGACCTGGTGTGGGGAATGACAGGATGCGAAGAATACACCCTCATCACTAATCCGCAGTCGCTGTTCAAGATCAGCCATCCTGAACTTCCACTCTCCTACTACACGGGTGTTCTTG GCATGCCTGGCCTTACTGCATATGTTGGATTTTTCGACGTGGCCAAGCCGAAAAAGGGGGAGTATGTCTTTGTCTCGGCAGCATCAGGCGCCGTAGGACAGCTTGTTGGGCAGCTCGCTAAGATCACTGGCTGCTATGTGGTTGGCAGTGCCGGCTCAGATGAGAAG GTCAACCTCCTGAAAACAAAGTTTGGATTCGACGAtgccttcaactacaagaaggaacAGGATCTCAATGCTGCACTCAAGAG GTGCTTCCCGGAGGGCATCGACATCTACTTCGAGAACGTGGGTGGCGCGATGCTTGACGCGGTGTTGCTCAACATGAGGCTGCGCGGGCGGGTGTCGATGTGCGGGCTGATCTCGCAGTACAACCTGGAGGAGCCCGAGGGCGTGCGCAACCTCTTCTGCGTCGTGGCCAAGCGCATCCGCATGGAGGGGTTCATCGTGATGGACTACTTCAGCACCTACAGCAAGTTCGAGGAGGAGATGGCGGGTTACCTCAAGGAAGGGAAGATCACCTACGTGGAGGACGTCGTCGAGGGCATCGAGAACACGCCGGCGGCGCTCATCGGGCTCTTCCATGGGCGCAACGTCGGAAAGCAGCTGGTGGCTGTCGCACGGGAGTGA